atggcccaccaatattttagatcaaagtaaaagttgggtaatgagggtttcatggggttctgCATAACGTGGACCATTCATATTTTGGACTCAAATCACGtattatgagttctcaaaaagttctcaaaagATGTATTTGAACtaggggtgggcatcgagccgagtcgaggtgggccaagctcagctcggcttgtccatgttgtactagagttcgagctcgagctccaGCTCCGCCTCgatctcaacattgaagcttggcttgtttgtcaaagtTGTTTagtcaagttcaagtcaagctagtggttcgagtcgagctcgagctcgttGGGTGAGAAAGTAATGgattttgttcttgatcctcctccattgatttaGAAGAGAacctaaattaaaaaaaaaaaaaatttaagaggcATTTTATATGACACTCCACCAAGtgaaattcatttttggtttggccCGGCAACCGAAACAGGGtgtagtccatctttcagcagtCCAAAAAATCCATCAGTGTCGGCCCTATGATAGAAGAACTATGGGGCCAAAAGAATCCTCAATTGTATGTTCTGAATTACCCATCATCAAGGCCATACTTTCCAATGGATAAGATTTTGAACAGACTTGGGACAAcagaaaagtgggacccacctgtattgTTGTTGTTCAGACAAAAGCACAGTTTCCGTTACCTTGCAGATGATCTAAGGACTTGTAGCTCACAACATATTAAGGAAGGATATGTCTATTAATGTGAGTGCTCTATACAATATACTATTTTGGATTCAAGAGATCATCAACACCAACATCAAACTCTTCACTGCTGgggtgaaagcaaagagatcccacttcaactttctccgcattccccacaactttaatatatttattaatcgagctgagtcgagttcgagttcgagcttcgagtcgagtcgagttgaaatgccccctggtcgaacttggcttgaactcaactcgagcttcaaataattagcttaaATCGGCCCGAATcgaccattcaagccgagtcaatccgagctaactcgagccgagtcaagcgagtttTTCGAGTTAGCTCGACTCATGAACAGCCCTAATTTGACCAGTCATGTGCTGAGTAATGCATAAACtctgtgagatccaccatgatatatgtatttgatccacactgtccatccattttaatacttaattttagatgaagaaatggatggactgatTGGATAAACCGTatacatttacagtgggcccaactgaatttacttagtATAAAAAAGTATAGCAGCAACTAAGTACGCAGTCAGATTGTGTTACTAGTAACAcggtagtgggtgttacccttgtcgtgggcccaccttgatgatgtgttataaaTCCACTTCGCCCAACCGTTTCTCCATCagggattttaggcccaccttgcttgTGTTGCCAAGTTTTTCATGGAGGAAGAAATGGCATGTGAAAATATGCTGCAATTTCTCCCTCagggattttaggcccaccttgcttgacatttctagatggtttggattttctagTTTGCATGGACTGTGGGGCATTTCCATTCATAGTAGAAGCCCATTGAAATTTGATTGGTGGGACGTATGCTTACAGTGTAAGTTTTCATTGGCCAGCAACCACAGTTCCCTTATATGGACCAGTGGCCTGGATCAGAAAACCATGAATCTATCATGTATCTGGTACATAAATCCTATTTATTCTTATGGCCCTTGCAACCAAGGCCATTGTTCAAATGAacccactatggatggaccatgtcccaatTCTTCACTTGATCATTAATAACTGTTCAACCGCAAATATCCACAGTACATTTGATTCTTGATTTTTATAACTAGAGCCATGGTTCAGCAATCCAGATGAATAGGCCGCAGCAGGGCTGACCATGAATAGCATTTCTTCAGTTTAATGCTGGCCATTGATGTACACTTTGGAGTAGGTCCTGCAAAGAACTATACATCACTAGGACAAACGGTcgctggcccttggaaattacaACAAATTGCAATGTTGGAATGCCGGTAATTTAAACTATCCAAATAATGAGTTCCAGTTCAGATGTACTGAAACCTAATTTTCGGAATGTGAGTTAAAAACAATGGGTTACACAATTTTGTTAGTTTCAtttgtgttcacaccccaagtgcagggttgtgatgtagtaataaactcggtaagaccgaggtcgaatccacagggactgaaacttgtacgttatctgaaactagatagaaatagaactagactaagatgtgatttaaaccaaatagaatttaagaaataatttgtggaataattatccaaaactttaaggaattcagaggaaggaaactagggattcagaggatccacttgtaaggatcagggagatcttatgcctgcattaagatttatagaaatcaaactgaacctacctgatctggtttttaagagatgaaaagtatatgaattagaatggattccattatctaaccatgcccaggagacaaagcaaacaacaggattaaactaattaccaaccaatcaaccatgtatgaggatcaggaagggtactgtcatcctaccatgcccatggagcaatgatgaacaacagagcttcctgacttcataaacataaaaaggggaaagaaatattcaaagccattgcaaacccattgtaatttcagtcacaacagaccattaaagactaagaaaaatattccttataataatcaacttaaaaccaagctcagttcagaaatttaaattaaatgcatgaaatagtgtctctcatctcaatacaagcttcacctcttagccctagctaagaggtttagccaaacatGACTGGGCTAAACAAAGCAAGTGATAatagagaaacaaagaaagaaaagaacaagaggggaaaaaaaaaatagcttaAATAAACTTCACTTCCTGTCTTCTCTTAGACCCAACTCTTGCTCACGTCCACGCCGCCTCCGTTCCTTCACGTCTTGCCCCTtccttctctgtttcttctcttTCTTATAGCCCCAGGGCCCTAGAGACATCCGTTTGATGTTGCCACTGTTGGTGGGATTTCTTACGCAGTAGCGTGCGCAAGCAAGGATTGCGGACCGAGCTTcattgttggtggggcccacgatcagTGTTGCGTGAAgaatccagtccgtccactggATTGTGCACGGAAAACTAGTCAGACATGACCGCTTCTACTCtagtttggtgcaaccaatcagGCTTTTAACTGTACCGTTTATTCTTGCGTTTACATGAGATTTGCCACGATCCAGATGGACCATACAATCAACGGTGGTGGCCCACGGAAGGCCGGGCGCGCGAACGCACGTCCCTGCGTAAACAGGGACTGCGTAGTTCTTACGCTGTGATGATGGCAGGCCTCCATTCACTGTCGATTtagtaaatccacgccgtccaatgtattctgctcgaaaaaccagccggaaatcactgtttttggatccaaatcggtgtggtccatggaagaaatcagctgcaatagttgtagggcagtccatttgtgaccattgaaaccaacacgtgtgcgtgcatgagtgcataaagtcaacatgggtttggctaaatcgagcccctctccatgatggacagctcggattgagcatttggaccatgatgatggcccactgagaccagccgcagtctctgtttcatgaAAGAAACAGAGTTCGAGTTCTctacgtccctgtgttgccatgcactcttagtgcaaaaagtgtactatgtacactgtatgattattatgagaaatccacaccaaccatcttgTTCCTCATTTCATTTAAGCCGTGGGGgtcgaagttaaagcgtatctggacagcgggtgggcccgaaatcaggattttatggactgatctgttagttcagccactttcacgaggatccaatggctgaaatttgacgtgtacagttagtttttggtcctcgagccatgtataaagtttcgagccaaacagatgatggaaacccaatgatcttgcattctggctgactttcaagccacttgagcttcagtttctcaattttcgcggatctctggcgtgtaattccgtcgatcttggtcccctgaagtccgtcccttgccttggtgcattctggacgttaaatccgtacttttagcatcccgatccagtctcagctcgcaatttcaccttgcaacacaaacatgattaaaatgggttattcaatggtaccatgttcataaatccaggcaataactgggtctgatatgtaatatttgaccctcaacaatttgaCTTACAAACCTGattttgtgtggtctcttcgtatggctctttgtgaccttaccaatcaTTTGTTTCAATCTTTAGCTTatcttactatatatatattctttggttTTTAGATCTATTTGCGAAATGGATTCGGATTATGAGATGGATTTTCATATAATGTCTACAATGACTACGGCTTGTGCATTAATGACTATTTGGCTTGATAAAAACAATATGTTAGAAGAATCACAACAACATCAATGAAATTGGACAGGCGCACAGGCTGCGAATGCGATTATTAATGGATCGGGGCCAACATGCTTCAACTACATTCGTATGCACAAAGATGCTTTCTTTAGCCTTCGTGATATGATATAAGAAAAGAGTAACCTGCGAGACATATTTGGCATATCACTGGAAGAAGAGTTAGTAATTTTTCTTCATATAATTAGCCATAATATTAAGAACCGTGTCATGCAACATCATTTTAACCATTCTAGGGAAATAATTAGTCGTCACTTTAATAGAATGCTTAATGTAGTTGTACTTTTACAACGCGATATTATAAAACCACCGAGAAATGGTGTACCACCCGAAATAATGAATAGTACGAGGTTTTTCCTATACTTTAAGGATTGTTTTGGAGCCATAGACTGCTCACATATTCCAGCAATGATCAGTATAAAAAAGCAAGTCAAGTGGCATAATCGAAAGGGATTTATTTTCCAAAATGTGTTAGCAAGCTGCTCTTTTTATTTAACGTTTTAATATGTACTAGCGGGGTGGGAAGGATCGGCATCAAATTCACGAATACTAGCAGACGCTCTTAACCGACAACACAAATTGATTATCCCGGCAGGTACTAATATAAATAGACATAtagatatgtatttatttattaataagtAGATTACATTTACATGACTTTTAAGGTGTGTTTTTTTATAGGCAAATATTACTAAGTAGATGCTGGTTTTGCGAATGCGCCGGGTTTTTTAGCACCATGCCGTGGTGTTCGGTATCATCTAAAAGAATTTATATAATATTTCTACATCTATTTGCAATTTATATAATATTTCTACATCTTATGTGGCTTTACAAATTTGTAATGTTTAAATGTACAATGTTTTTAAGGTATGTCACGAAATGCGAAGGCAAACTGCAGTGGCCGAAAGACACAAATTAACTGGACATCATACATGGATGAATGTATGACAAGCGCCTTAGTTGAAGAAGTATCGCAGGGAAAAAAATCTGACAATGCTTTTCAAGAAGCTAGTGTGAATAAAGTAGCAAAAATTGTGATAGACACATTTTCTGTGCAAGTGGATAAAGAAAAGTGCAAGAATCGGTTACGAACACTTAAAAAGAAATATAACTTGGTAAAGTTTGCACTTAGCAAAAGTGGCTTCAGTTGGGATGAAGAAAGGAAATGTGTTACTGTAGAACCAGACGTTTGGAATGAATTCATCAAGGTGAAGTTCATTCAAAACTTGAAGTCATTCATATACAGTGAAAACTAACTAAATTCCCTTTGTTTTATAGGCAAAACTTGAAGCTCTTCATTTCAGAAACAAGCCATTCCCACTGCTAGCTCAGTTTGATATTGTATGTGGGGACGATTCTACTACCGGGAACGCAGCACGAACTACAGCCAATCTTGAGGAAGAAATCCTCCATTCATCTCGTTACATGGATGACATCCCATTGTCCTCATAACCCCCTGGATCATATACACCATTTGCACCACCCGATGACGTATATTCCGACGGAATACAAGGTCAATATCAATATGACGAAGGAAGCGGTCAAAGGGATGTGAGAAACTCTGCTCCAAggccattaaagaagaagaagaatgcctCTATTACATCAACTATTATTGAAAAGTTTGAATgcatacaggaaacaatggatgaATATGTTTCATTCAAAACTAAAACAGTAGGAAGACTATGGGACGAGTTGGAGAATATGACAACCATTAATTCTGATATGATGTATAGGGCCTACACATTCCTTGTGGAAAGACCGCATTTTGCTTCTACGTTCCTTGATCATGTAAGTCCTATTCAAAGGAATGAATGGTTGGAGAGGATGATTCCcaagtgaaaatttttaaatgtaatttctatAATTAAAGAAGACACTGGTAatgtaatttaattattagattttctattaatatttttaagtttattcttaatgcttaaattgagttattactccatattatagatattttcaattcgtgggcccacttgatgattggtttagcttgataattatctcaaatattcatcttaacGGGCTTaataaaataacatatttgatcccatgttttttttatatgattataacattttagaacgattccccaatctaagctctgcttgatgtgaatatacaactttcTACCTATAAGTAACTTACAGGCTATTCAAACAGAAAAattaacttacctgtaagtgacttacaacttacgtCTAAACAGGTTACCAATAAGTAACTTTcacctataagtgacttacaggtaagtcacttacaacttaaaagaacttacaggcatccaaacaggccctaattagggattcgaaattCAAAAATTAGGTATTACAGGCACTTAATGCATGGACATCTCTGCTTTCCAATCAATGCATTTGCCTGACAATCCTACACATTTGGCAAAACAGGATTTGTATTGCAACAGTCACATGGACGACCATTATGTCAGCCATTACCATTACCAAATGCCTTGGGAATCACTAATGATAGACTTTGATGTCGCCTCCTGTTGAAATTGTTGAATTGATCAAGTAATCAATATGAGAGAAGCTAGGTCATGATCATGGTGGCTGGATATGTGAATGATGCTTGAACATGCTGGATTTTCATCACCGTCTTGATTGACAAATTGATCACCTTGAGTTTGTTTTAACCCTATGTTAAATGCACGCAACCTATTACAGTTATTTTCAGGGTAGATCTCGCAAGCGAACTCCGTGCATTTCCAAATATTCTTGGTCTGCTACGATATCAGCTCAGAAATCGGAAGGCTTGGTCATTGATTTTGTAGTAGCTGTGACTTTCTTTGGGTGATAAGTTCATCGTTTCTATGGTACATTTCAGTACTTCTGTAGATAGATTTTAAATAGAGGTTTCTGAGTGTGAATTGTCTGTTGGACAGAAATGGGTACAACTGGCCCGTGTTGGTTCATTTCAGTTTTGTTTTGGTTTGGTGACTTTTGTTTCGGACTGAAGTGATACAACTTAGACAATTCTAAGCCTTTTCGGCAATTTTTAAACCATGATTGGGAATTGTACAAATGTGCCATGGCATCCAGCACGTTATATGAATCttaaccaaaagaagaaaaaaaaaatcctgtcTTTCTAACCGAGAAATGTGGGAGCTTGTAAGAGTCAAGCAGTGTGATACAAGACAttcctggatggcatggatggctAACGAGCTTTAATACAAATTCATGTGTGATAAATCATGCATAGAGTGCACTTTTCTAGTAAAATATGTGGAATTTATCAACTTTTTTATGACATTCATGTGTAACTTTGTCCGGTGGACAGGTCTCAGAGATTTAGATCTTTGAACCAGTTTGTTTACCTTAAGACAGAATAGAGCTACCACAGACAGCTTTCACATTTCAAACAAGCTTGGGGAAGGTGGTTTTGGTTCTGTTTACAAGGTATACTATGGAATCACTGTTTATCCTGATACATAATTACCTTTGAGACCAACATATTTCAAGTAGAAGGTAATAGAACTTCTTACATTACTATATTGCAGGGTCTATTATCAGACAGTACTTCAATTGCAGTGAAACAACTTTCATCCAAATCAAAGCAAGGAAGCCGTGAATTTGTGACTGAAATAGGCATGATATCTACTTTGCAACACccaaatcttgtaaaactttatGGATGATGTATCGAGGGAGATTCACTATTGCTAGTTTATGAGTACATGGAAAATAATAGCCTTGCTCGTGCTCTGTTTGGTGAGCTCATTTGTTTTTGTACCAATATGTGTATGCAGTACGGATGCTACAGGATgtaatatgactcattttttctTAACTGGATGATTTATAGGCCCAGAAGAATATCAATTGCAGCTTGATTGGCCAACAAGGCACAAGATTTGTGTTGGTATAGCAAGAGGTCTAGCTTATCTCCATGAAGAATCGACGCTGAAAATTGTTCATAGAGACATCAAAGCAACCAATGTACTGCTCGATCGGGATCTTATACCAAAGATATCTGACTTTGGCCTGGCAAGGCTTGGTGAAGAGGAGAAAACCCACATCAGTACCCGTGTAGCTGGAACCATATGAGTCATCATGCACAATTTTCCTCATTATGAAATGGAAACCTTACCTTCATACTCTTTAATGATAATATTCATCTATGTTCAGACATAAAACTCAATACATTTCTTAGTTTTATCTTTTGAACCAGCATTCTGGGAAATTGGTGAATGCCATGTGCCTGTCAAGAATTTCTCCTATGCAGAGTAGCAGCAAGTTTCAATTTAAAATGGGGAACTGAATGAGGCAACCACATAAACTGAATAGAtcaacaaaaatgagatagaagTTTGCATCACTTGTTTGACTCATGACATCGCAGCAGTGCTGCCAACAGCCAAAATCACATCAATACCGGCACTAACCAGAAAATGAGATGGTGTCTGCAATCATACAATAAGCATTCGTATAAGTACAGATTAAATGGTGAATAATGCACATTGTTCGGGAGCTGCTTCTCCAAGGATACTTAACTGTGCATGCCATCCATTAAAGATCAATAGTTTTGGACTCATTATctaagggcccacctgatgcaaccCAAATAGATGGTCCAGTGGGTAGCTAATGGGAACTGTTCTAAGGATATGGTCATTCAAATGATAATTATTTGTGAAATTGGCCTTCAGCTCTGCTTAGGTAATGCCGTCTCGAATGTACTGATGTTATTTTGTAAATCCACTGCTCTTTCTTTCTTGAAATAATTCATCCAGCTAATTACTGAATTTGTGCTGAAAATGATGTTAACGAGATGAAAGAGTTGAAATTTCTAGGATTTTGAATCGCTTATCAACTTTAATTTTTTCTCTGTAGGGTGATAttttagcttgatttttttttttttttttaattacatgaAAGAGTAGTCCTCTTGTAGTCGAAGGAACACCCAAAATGTACTTTCCAGTCAAAAGAACATGCCTTTGTATTAATATATATCTAATTTTCTTATAGGCGTTCCAGGGAAAACCTCAACACAGGCCTCTAGATCTCCTTCAATTACTCTGTTCAAAAGGTACAAGGATAGCTCAGGAGCATTGGACATTGGAGGATCGAAATCTCCTTCGATGCAAGTAATGCAAGTAAATCTCCTTCGAAATCTctctttcccaaaaaaaaaaaaaaaaagaaaagaaaagaaaagaaaaagaaagaaaaaaaaaaggatctatttTGGTTCTTTTTATTGTTTAAGAGTGTTCAACAACCAAGATCCATTGTCAATTTAGTCTCTGATGGCTTCAAAGAATCAGATGGTCATGATCTATCAACGCTAATAGATTCTCAGCTTTCGAAATCTGTTCCTTTACTACTATTATTGTGATCATTATGTATAAGATTCTTGCTTATTTGTCAGTTCATTTTATGACATCTACACTTATTTCTAGGCCTACTGAGACAACCTAAGTGGGGGCATTTAAAGGATCTACATCCAGCTATAGAACTCTGTGAACCAGCGCCTTTAGTTGTTGTTGACGATGCGCTAGAATATATAAAATTGGGACAAAAGCAAGAGGTGGGCAACTAGCTACTGATACTCATCGATGATTAGTTCATTAAATTGTTCATGCTAAATACGGAATATCTATTTAATTCAGTTGGCATTTTCTGGTATCATTTTCTTAGAACCATATGAGTAATTCAGATTTATTTCCCaaactaaaatgatcatgaaaaggcATTCTATTAAGCTTCTGAAAATTTGTTTTCACTGGTAAGAATGATCTGTCATCCTTCGATGTGCTCCATTAGAAAAAGTTTCCTTAATATTTCTGACATGGGTTTCTCTTATCTTCTGATTTTTCTACAGTTGATTAAGAACTTCTTTCTTACTTAAATTgggttcttatttttctttcttaatgTTGTTCCCATGTCTAGGTGGGGAATGGTGCAATGCCTGCTTTGAttatgtaatgacccagaattttggtacacgtgcatacacatacatgtatgtacaattgccttcattggagtatacacacatagacccatgcatacatccacgcacccatgcacacatgcatctatcgactcatgtaaattgtgaccgttgatgtgtgatcgttttgcttagtgtgaactattaattaatgtcattaatgaatgcatgattttggtagaatatatataagtttatttataatgcactctctcaactcatatacttaagaccacgtgtttaattattaactaatccaaaactaaccaacatcaactattgactgtgcactgagattaatctgatcttaaccactagattgttgttgaaaaataaaataaaaatcaagaacaacccattttttgtgggaactaaccccaccgtccgcttgtgtgtggctcacctgagtttcggatcagcctcatttttttttgccttatatcttctcttggccagaccgaaatgatggacggagtagatttaaattatttttagtgggacccaccatatcttaaaaaataaaaataaaataaaaaaaataaaagttatatcttccgcacgactaaaccactttctccactttccttcctttttgttctgtaatggccgccgaacctcccactaaatgaaaccgtcccaTAATTCTCATTCctccattccattacgcatccatttataaaaagaaaaaaaaaaaagaaaaaaaagagaaagaatcgaaggaatcaatcaaattaaaaaaaaaattgagtgaaggagagaaagagctatttatttaagattattttattaattcttaaatgttttgttaaaaaaaattattgaattaaatttcaaataaattataatatcctacaatattttacagtacaaacagaatatataattaattatttaaagtattgatgattcattatgcagaattgtgaatataagtgatgtgagattgataagtatatataagcaaatatgattatgaaaataaaataaaaatatataatagtaataacaaattataaattatataattgtaatatgtaatcagtattaatatgatatataataagatatataataaaataaaataaaataaaaaggtttataagatcattaaagtatagaaaaatataaatattatgtttcataataatatagtagtaatacaatataattgtaggttaaaaaaaaataatgacaaaatatataacataattaaagtaaatatgtgtaagataatattatattacataattaatacataagcatttaatattatttatatgattatgttataagtaacaaaatagaaaTGTTTTATTTGATAACatataaaagttgtaataaatataatttattatttttaaaaaaaattatgtaaatgatgatattaataatttaacataaaagtaatataataattatattaaatgtatcaaataaaagtaaatttattaatttaaatagtCAATTATAAAGCCAAGTTAATCATACTGACATAATgttgtaaaaaaataatttatataataataatagtatccaaagtccaaattaatatcttccttaaccttattcaatttagatttaaaaataaataataataaaattctgaatttagatttaaataatgagataaaaaataataataatgataataaattttaaattatcaaataataatttaattacattattaatgttatattatataaatcagtgtgataatttttgttctgtaaatattaaaattcaaattttaattctaaaatttgaaaagttaattaaattaaatttaaataaacttaagtttaagaaaatttttaaaattttggaattgaaaccaaattgattagatttctatattttggaattctaatgattaatgtatatttaaaaatttattaaattaaaattttaataaaatataatattagatttttaacttaaaaaaaaaaaaaaaatcttttccttgtagttcaaaatttttgtttaaattaaaatttaaataatttatcgattaaacctaaatatacattcttaatgaattatcaaaaagaaattaaaattttgttataaaataatcaagttatttcaatatatctgtgtgtgtgtgtgtatttgttaagtttatgtgataaataaaataaaaattttactttgag
This region of Magnolia sinica isolate HGM2019 chromosome 1, MsV1, whole genome shotgun sequence genomic DNA includes:
- the LOC131249362 gene encoding uncharacterized protein LOC131249362, with amino-acid sequence MSRNAKANCSGRKTQINWTSYMDECMTSALVEEVSQGKKSDNAFQEASVNKVAKIVIDTFSVQVDKEKCKNRLRTLKKKYNLVKFALSKSGFSWDEERKCVTVEPDVWNEFIKAKLEALHFRNKPFPLLAQFDIVCGDDSTTGNAARTTANLEEEILHSSRYMDDIPLSS